The Streptomyces armeniacus genomic interval ACCGAGCTGCAGGCGCTGTTCGCGGTGATGCGGGAACGGGGCGTGCGGTCGGTCGCCATGGAGGTGTCCAGCCACGCGCTGGTGCTGGGCCGGGTCGACGGCTGCGTCTTCGACGTCGCCGTCTTCAACAACCTCAGCCCGGAGCATCTGGACTTCCACCCGGACATGGAGGACTACTTCCGGGCGAAGCTCCAGCTGTTCACCAAGGCGCGGTCGCGCGCGGCCGTCGTCAACTTCGACGACGAGTACGGCTTCCGGCTCATCCGCGAGTCCCAGGTGCCGGTCACCACCTTCTCCGCCGAGGGCCATCCGGACGCCGACTGGCGGGCCGAGGACGTCGAGGTCGGCCCGACCGGCTCCACGTTCACCGCCGTCGGCCCGGAGAACGTGTCCGTACGCGCCGTCGCGCCGCTCCCCGGCCCGTTCAACGTGGCCAACGCGCTCGCCGCCATCACCGCGCTCGCCGTGGCCGGGATCGACCCGCAGACCGCCGCCGACGGCATCGCCGCCGTACCGGGCGTGCCGGGGCGGCTGGAGCGGGTGCAGGCGGGGCAGCCGTACCTCGCCGTCGTGGACTACGCGCACAAGCCGGACGCCGTCGAGTCCGTCCTGTACGCCGTACGCAAGGTCACCGACGGCGCCGTGCACGCCGTCCTCGGCTGCGGCGGCGACCGCGACCCGCACAAGCGGAACGCCATGGGCGCGGCGCTCGCCCGGCTCTCCGACACCGCCGTGCTCACCTCCGACAACCCGCGTACGGAGGACCCGCTGGCGATCCTGGCCACCATGCTGGCCGGCGCCGCCGAGGTCCCCGCGTACGAGCGCGGCACCGTCCTGGTCGAGGAGGACCGCGCGGCGGCCATCGCCGCGGCCGTCGCCCGCGCCGAGCCGGGGGACACGGTGCTCGTGCTGGGCAAGGGGCACGAGCTCGGCCAGGACATCGCCGGTGTGGTCCGCCCGTTCGACGACCGGCAGGTGCTGCGCGACGTCATCGAGGCGACCCGGCGGGCTGCCCGGCAGGCAGCCGGGCAGCCGGGCGGGCAGCAGCAGCCGGACGCGGCACGGCCGGACGCCCCGCCCGTGGCATCCCCCGCGAACACATCCCAGCCGGACGACTCCCAGGCGGACGACCAGAACCGATGATCCCCCTCTCCCTCACCGAGATCGCCGCTGTCGTCTCCGGACAGCAGTGCGACATACCGGACCCGGACGCCGAGGTCACCGGGCCGGTCGTGATCGACTCGCGGAAGGTGGTGCCGGGCGGCCTGTTCGCCGCGTTCGACGGCGCGCGCGTCGACGGCCACGACTACGCCGGACAGGCCGTCGCCGACGGCGCCGTGGCCGTCCTCGCCACCAGACCCGTCGGCGTCCCGGCGATCGTCGTCGACGACGTGGAGACCGCGCTCGGGGCCCTCGCCCGGCACACGGTCGCCAAGCTCGGCACCCAGGTCGTCGCGCTCACCGGTTCCGCGGGCAAGACCAGCACCAAGGACCTGATCGCGCAGCTGCTGGAGCGGCTGGGCCCGACGGTGTGGCCCGCCGGCTCGCTCAACAACGAGATCGGGCTGCCCGTCACCGCGCTCCGCGCCGAGCAGGACACCCGCCACCTCGTCCTGGAGATGGGCGCCCGCGGCGTCGGCCACATCCGCTACCTCACCGGACTCGTACCGCCCCGCATCGGCGTCGTGCTCAACGTCGGCGTCGCCCACATCGGCGAGTTCGGCAGCCGCGAGGTGATCGCCCAGGCCAAGGGCGAGCTCGTGGAGTCGCTGCCGCCGGCGGCGGAGGGCGGCGTGGCCGTGCTCAACGCGGACGATCCGTACGTACGCGCCATGGCGGCCCGTACGAGCGCGCGCGTGGTGTTCTTCGGGGAGGCCGCCGACGCGGACGTTCGTGCCGAGAATGTCCGGCTCACCGAGCAAGGCCGCCCCGCTTTCACGCTTCACACACCCTCCGGGTGCAGTGACGTGACCATGCGCCTGTACGGTGAGCATCACGTGTCGAACGCGCTCGCCGCGGCGGCCGTCGCCTGCGAGTTGGGCATGTCCGTCGAGGGGATCGCCGAAGCGCTCTCCGCCGCGGGCACACTCTCCCGCTGGCGGATGGAGGTCAGCGAGCGCGCCGACGGCGTCACGGTCGTCAACGACGCCTACAACGCCAACCCCGACTCCGTGCGGGCCGCACTCCGTGCGCTCGCTGCCATGGCCGGGGGGCGGCGGACCTGGGCGGTGCTCGGTGAGATGGCCGAGCTCGGTGACGAGTCGCTCGCCGAGCACGACGCGGTCGGACGGCTCGCCGTCCGGCTCAACGTCAGCAAGCTCGTGGCGGTGGGCGGCCAGGAGGCCGTCTGGCTCGACATGGGTGCCAAGAACGAGGGTTCGTGGGGTGAGGAGTCGGTGCACGTGTCCGACGCTCAGGCGGCGGTCGACCTGCTGCGCAGGGAGCTGCGCCCGGGGGATGTCGTACTGGTGAAGGCGTCCCGGTCGGTTGGGCTGGAGCGGGTCGCGCTCGCCCTGCTCGACGAGGGCGAGGTCGCTGCCAGATGAGGCAAATCCTGTTCTCCGGGGTTATCGGTCTCTTCCTGTCCCTCATCGGGACGCCGCTGCTGATCAAACTGCTCGCCCGCAAGGGCTACGGGCAGTTCATCCGCGACGACGGGCCGCAGAACCACCACAGCAAGCGCGGCACGCCGACGATGGGCGGCATCGCGTTCATCCTGGCGACCCTCGTCGCGTACGTCCTCACGAAGGTGCTCACCGGCAGTGAGCCGTCGTTCTCGGGCGTGCTGGTGCTGTTCCTGTTCGCGGGCATGGGTCTCGTGGGCTTCCTGGACGACTACATCAAGATCGTCAAGCAGCGCAGCCTCGGCCTGCGGGCCAAGGCGAAGATGGCCGGACAGCTGATCGTCGGCGTCTCCTTCGCGATCCTGGCGCTGAACTTCGCGGACAACCGCAATCTGACGCCGGCCTCCACCCGGCTGTCGTTCACCCAGGACTTCGGCTGGTATCTGGGCCCGGTGATCTTCGTCATCTGGGCGCTGTTCATGATCCTCGCGATGTCGAACGGCGTGAACCTGACGGACGGTCTGGACGGCCTGGCCACCGGCGCGTCGGTGATGGTGTTCGGCGCGTACACCTTCATCTGCGTCTGGGAGCACCAGGAGTCCTGCGCCAACGAGCTCACCGCGGGCCCCGCCTGCTACGAGGTACGAGATCCGCTCGACCTCGCCGTCGTGGCTGCCGCGCTCATGGGCGCCTGCTTCGGCTTCCTGTGGTGGAACACCTCGCCCGCCAAGATCTTCATGGGCGACACCGGCTCGCTCGCACTCGGCGGCGCCCTGGCCGGACTGGCCATCTGCTCGCGCACCGAGCTGCTGCTGGCCATCCTCGGCGGCCTGTTCGTCCTCATCACGATGTCCGTCGTGATCCAGGTCGGCTCGTTCCGGCTGACCGGGAAACGCGTCTTCAAGATGGCACCGCTGCAGCATCACTTCGAACTCAAGGGCTGGTCCGAGGTCCTGGTCGTGGTCCGCTTCTGGATCATCCAGGGCATGTGCGCGATCCTCGGCATCGGCATCTTCTACGCCGGGTGGGCGGCGGCGAAATGAGCACCGCACCCGTGCCAGGACCCGCCGACGAGGCCGAGGACTTCACGGGCCGTCAGGTCACCGTCGCCGGGCTGGGCGTGAGCGGCATCAGCGCCGCCCGCGCCCTGGCCCGGTACGGCGCCGAGGTCACCGTCGTGGACGGCGGCGACAGCGAGGCGCACCGCACCCGCGCCGAACCGCTCACCGCGGAGGGCATCGCGGTGCGGCTCGGCGACGGCGCCACGCTGCCCGACGGCACCGGCCTCGTCGTCACCTCGCCCGGCTGGCAGCCGGACAGCCCGCTGTTCGCGGCCGCCGCGGCGGCGGGCGTCCCCGTATGGGGCGACGTGGAGCTGGCATGGCGGCTGCGCGGCCCCGGCGCCGCGCCCTGGCTCGCGGTCACCGGCACGAACGGCAAGACCACCACCGTACGGATGCTCGCCGCCATCCTGGAGGCCGCCGGCCTGCGCACCGCCGCCGTCGGCAACATCGGCACCCCGCTGATCGACGTCGTGCTCTCCCCGGAGTCGTACGACGTGCTGGCCGTCGAGCTGTCCAGCTACCAGCTGCACTGGGCGCCGAGCGTACGTGCGCACTCCGCCGCCGTCCTCAACCTCGCGCCCGACCACCTCGACTGGCACGGCTCCATGGAGGCGTACGCCGCCGACAAGGGCCGCGTCTACGAGGGCAACGAGGTCGCCTGCGTGCACAACACCGCGGACCCGGCGACCGGCGAGCTGGTGCGCGCCGCCGACGTCGTCGAGGGCTGCCGCGCCATCGGCTTCACGCTGGGCACGCCCGGCCCCTCCGAACTCGGCGTCGTGGACGGCCTGCTGGTCGACCGCGCCTTCGTGGAGCGCCGGCACCAGCAGGCGCAGGAGCTCGCCGAGGTCACCGACGTCGACCCCCCGGCGCCGCACAACATCGCCAACGCGCTCGCCGCCGCCGCCCTCGCCCGCGCCTACGGCGTGCCGCCCACCGCCGTACGGGACGGGCTGCGCGCCTTCCGGCCGGACGCGCACCGCATCGAGCACGTGGCGGATGTCGGCGGCGTGCGCTATGTGGACGACTCCAAGGCCACCAACACCCATGCCACGGAAGCCTCGCTGGCCGCGTACGACCCCATCGTCTGGATTGCCGGCGGACTGGCCAAGGGCGCGACGTTCGACGGGCTCGTCACGGCGTCCGCGGCGCGGCTGCGGGGTGCCGTACTGATCGGTGCGGACCGCCACCTCATCCGCGAAGCCCTGGCGCGACACGCCCCGGATGTCCCGGTGGTCGATCTCGAGCGGACCGACACTGGGGCGATGGCGGCGGCCGTGGCCGAAGCGGCACGGCTGGCGCAGCCCGGCGATACGGTCCTGTTGGCACCCGCCTGCGCCTCGATGGACATGTTCACGAACTACAACAGACGCGGCGAGGCCTTCGCGGCGGCGGTACACGCCCTGGCCACCGTCCGGACCGCCGACGAACAGTAGCCCGCCGGTCCCCGCGGACCGCGGCTGCGGGCGACCAGGAGGGGACACGGACATGACGACAGACCGCAACCCGCCTCAGCCCCCGCCCCGCGACCGTTCCGCGCGCGCCGCGCGCCCGTCCCGCGGCGAGCAGCCGTCCCGCCGGGACCAGCCGCCGCGCGGCGGTGACCCGTCCCGCCGCGACCCCGGTGCACGCCGCGTACGCCGCGACGCCGCCCCGCGCGACCCCGCCTCCGCCGGCGCACCGGCGCGCGCCCGCGGCGCGGCGCTCCGCCGGCCCGCCCGTACGCCCGCCCCTCCGCCCCGGCGGCCTCCGAAGCGACCGAAACCCCCGAGCGGGAACGACGGTTCGGCCCGGCTGCAGCGGCTGTACGCCCGCGCGCGGCGCGCCTGGGACCGCCCCCTGACGGCGTACTACCTCGTCCTGGGGGGCAGCCTGCTGCTCACCGCGCTGGGCCTCGTGATGGTCTTCTCCGCCTCGCAGATCGAGGCGCTGCAGTCCGGGCTGCCGTCCACGTACTTCTTCCAGAAGCAGCTCGTCGCCGCCGCGCTGGGCGCCCTGCTGATGCTCGCCGCCTCCCGTATGCCGGTGAAGCTGCACCGCGCGTGCGCGTATCCGCTGCTCGCCGCCTCCGTCTTCCTGCTGTGCCTGGTGCAGGTACCCGGCATAGGGCACGCGGTGAACGGCAATCAGAACTGGATCCAGCTCGGCGGCCCGTTCCAGCTCCAGCCCAGCGAGTTCGCGAAGCTCGGGCTGGTGCTGTGGGGCGCGGACCTGCTCGCGCGCAAGGGCGAGAAGCGGCTGCTGACGCAGTGGAAGCACATGCTGGTGCCGCTCGTACCGGTCGCCTTCATGCTCCTCGGGCTGATCATGCTCGGCGGCGACATGGGCACCGCGATCATTCTCACAGCGATCCTTTTCGGCCTCCTCTGGCTGCTCGGCGCGCCCACCCGGCTGTTCGCCACGACGCTCGCCGTCGCCGCGACGCTCGGCTTTCTGCTGATCAAGAGCAGCCCCAACCGGATGGCGCGGCTCGGCTGCCTCGGCGCCACCGACCCCGGCCCGGAGGACCAGTGCTGGCAGGCCGTGCACGGGATCTACGCGCTCGCCTCCGGCGGATGGTTTGGTTCCGGGCTCGGTGCGAGTGTGGAAAAATGGGGTCAACTCCCCGAACCACACACCGACTTCATCTTCGCCGTGACAGGAGAGGAACTGGGTCTCGCGGGGACGCTGTCGGTACTCGCTCTCTTCGCGGCTCTAGGCTATGCGGGTATCCGCGTGGCCGGACGCACGGAGGATCCCTTCGTCAGGTATGCCGCGGGAGGCGTGACCACCTGGATCACGGCGCAGGCCGTGGTCAACATCGGTGCGGTGCTCGGCCTGCTGCCGATCGCCGGTGTCCCGCTCCCGCTGTTCTCCTACGGGGGTTCCGCTCTGCTGCCGACGATGTTCGCCATCGGGTTGCTGATCGCGTTCGCGCGCAGCGACCCGGCGGCACGAGCGGCACTGGACATGCGGCAGCCTGTGTTCGGCAGGATGCGGGCCGGGGTGAGAAGGAAGACGATGAGACGGCGCGCCGAACGGCCGCCGTCCGGAGAGCGGTGAATTTCGGTGCATGTCGTACTCGCCGGTGGGGGGACCGCCGGCCACATCGAGCCCGCGCTCGCCCTCGCGGACGCCCTGCGCAGGCAGGACCCGACCGTGGGCATCACGGCTCTCGGCACGGAGCGCGGTCTCGAGACCCGGCTCGTCCCGGAGCGGGGCTACGAACTCGGCCTGATCCCGGCCGTACCGCTGCCGCGCAAACCCACACCCGAGCTGATCACCGTCCCCGGGCGGCTACGCGGCACCATCAAGGCGGCGGAGCAGATCCTGGAGCGCACCAAGGCGGACTGCGTGGTCGGCTTCGGCGGCTACGTCGCGCTGCCCGGCTATCTCGCGGCCAAACGGCTCGGGGTGCCCATCGTCGTACACGAGGCCAACGCGCGCCCCGGGCTGGCCAACAAGATCGGTTCGCGCTACACCCGCCACGTGGCCGTCTCCACCCCGGACAGCAAGCTGCGGCACGCCCGTTACGTCGGCATCCCGCTGCGCCGCAACATCGCCGTCCTCGACCGTTCGGCGGCGCGCGCGGAGGGCCGCGCGGCCTTCGGCCTCGACCTCAACCTGCCCACCCTGCTGGTCACCGGCGGCTCGCAGGGCGCGCGCAGGCTGAACGAGGTCGTGCAGACCGTCGTGCCGCACCTGCAGCGCGCGGGCATCCAGGTCCTGCACGCGGTGGGCCCGAAGAATGAAATGCCGGATCTCGACCACATGCCGGGAATGCCGCCTTACGTACCGGTACCGTATGTGGACCGGATGGACCTCGCGTACGCCGCTGCCGACATGATGCTCTGCCGCGCGGGCGCGATGACCGTCGCGGAGCTGTCAGCCGTCGGGCTCCCGGCCGCGTACGTCCCGCTGCCGATCGGCAACGGCGAACAGCGGCTCAACGCCCAGCCGGTGGTCAAGGCGGGCGGCGGGCTGCTCGTCGACGACGCCGAGCTGACACCGGAGTGGATCAAGGGCAATGTGCTTCCGGTTCTCTCCGATCCGCACCGGCTGCACGACATGGCGCGCGCGGCGGCCGAGTTCGGCCGCCGGGACGCCGACGAGCTGCTGGTCGGCATGGTGTACGAAGCGATCGCGGCACGCCGCCAGGGCTGACCGGACGGGCGGGAGCGTCCGGCCGCCGAGCGGCGTGAGAAGGCAGGGAGTGTGCCCGTACCGACGAGGGACGCCGACCGGAGCGAGCGCCGCGGCGACCGCCCCGGCGGCCCGGCCGCGGACTCCGGAGACGCCGCGGGCGGCGGCCCGCGGCGCGGCCGGCGTACGGGGCTGCGGCTCCGGCGGCGCGCCGTGGTGCTGCTCCTCGTGCTCGCGCTGCTCCTCGGCTCATTCGGCGTCTGGGCGCTGTACGGGTCTTCCTGGCTGCGTATTGAGCACGTATCGGTCAGCGGAGCAGGCGTCCTGACGGAGAAACAGATCCGGGACGCGGCCGCCATTCCGCTCGGGTCCCCGCTCGTCTCGCTCGACAAGTCGGCGGCGGAACGGCGGCTGCGGGACCGGCTGCCGCGTATCCGCACGGCCGAGGTCGTCCGCGCCTGGCCGCACGGAGTGGGTCTGAAAGTGACCGAGCGAAAGCCGGAACTCGTTCAGGAAAAGGCCGGAAAATACGTCGAAGTGGACGCCGAAGGCGTGCGTTTCGCCACAGTCGGCAAGCGTCCGAAGGGTGTTCCGCTTCTGGTCGTGGAGAGCGGCCGGCCGGCGGCCGCGCGGCACTTCACGGCGGAGCGGCTGCGGCGCGCGGCGGTACGGGCCGCGACCGCGGCACCGGCGGCCGTGGCGGAGGACATCCGGAGCGTCCACGTCCGCTCGTACGACTCCCTCACTCTGGAGTTGACCGGCGGGCGTACGGTGCTCTGGGGGAGCGGCGAGCGCGGCGCGGCGAAGGCGAAGGCACTGAAGGCGCTGATGAAAGCCGCGAAGGACGCCCGGCACTTCGACGTGAGTGTCCCCAGCGCCCCCTCCACGATGCCGAGTTGACGTACATCCACGCAGGCCAGCACCCTGGATAAGCACTGCTTGGCCTGATCACATAGGGTGAAAAGAAAAACGGGAGGTTCGGCGTGTTCGTTGAACACCCAGCACTTGTCGACTTAGTGTCCGTTGCGAAGACTCCAAGAACTACAGGCACTGGTAACCCTAAACTTCACGGTTAGGGTTCGGGTCGGCGTACGAACCGCCCCAGCAGGGATACGTAACTCGAGGCGAGAGGCCTTCGACGTGGCAGCACCGCAGAACTACCTCGCAGTCATCAAGGTCGTCGGTATCGGCGGCGGTGGCGTGAATGCCATCAACAGGATGATCGAGGTCGGTCTCAAGGGCGTCGAGTTCATCGCGATCAACACCGATGCGCAGGCCCTGTTGATGAGCGACGCCGACGTCAAGCTCGACGTCGGCCGCGAACTGACCCGCGGTCTCGGCGCGGGGGCCAACCCCGACGTCGGCCGCAAGGCGGCCGAGGACCACCGGGAGGAGATCGAGGAGGTCCTCAAGGGGGCCGACATGGTCTTCGTCACGGCAGGGGAGGGCGGCGGCACCGGCACCGGCGGCGCGCCCGTCGTGGCCAATATCGCGCGTTCGCTCGGCGCCCTGACGATCGGCGTCGTCACCCGCCCGTTCACCTTCGAGGGCCGCCGCCGCGCGAACCAGGCGGAGGACGGCATCGCGGGGCTGCGCGACGAGGTCGACACCCTGATCGTCATCCCCAACGACCGGCTGCTGTCCATCTCGGACCGTCAGGTGAGCGTGCTCGACGCGTTCAAGTCCGCGGACCAGGTGCTGCT includes:
- a CDS encoding UDP-N-acetylmuramoyl-tripeptide--D-alanyl-D-alanine ligase, translated to MIPLSLTEIAAVVSGQQCDIPDPDAEVTGPVVIDSRKVVPGGLFAAFDGARVDGHDYAGQAVADGAVAVLATRPVGVPAIVVDDVETALGALARHTVAKLGTQVVALTGSAGKTSTKDLIAQLLERLGPTVWPAGSLNNEIGLPVTALRAEQDTRHLVLEMGARGVGHIRYLTGLVPPRIGVVLNVGVAHIGEFGSREVIAQAKGELVESLPPAAEGGVAVLNADDPYVRAMAARTSARVVFFGEAADADVRAENVRLTEQGRPAFTLHTPSGCSDVTMRLYGEHHVSNALAAAAVACELGMSVEGIAEALSAAGTLSRWRMEVSERADGVTVVNDAYNANPDSVRAALRALAAMAGGRRTWAVLGEMAELGDESLAEHDAVGRLAVRLNVSKLVAVGGQEAVWLDMGAKNEGSWGEESVHVSDAQAAVDLLRRELRPGDVVLVKASRSVGLERVALALLDEGEVAAR
- the mraY gene encoding phospho-N-acetylmuramoyl-pentapeptide-transferase, translating into MRQILFSGVIGLFLSLIGTPLLIKLLARKGYGQFIRDDGPQNHHSKRGTPTMGGIAFILATLVAYVLTKVLTGSEPSFSGVLVLFLFAGMGLVGFLDDYIKIVKQRSLGLRAKAKMAGQLIVGVSFAILALNFADNRNLTPASTRLSFTQDFGWYLGPVIFVIWALFMILAMSNGVNLTDGLDGLATGASVMVFGAYTFICVWEHQESCANELTAGPACYEVRDPLDLAVVAAALMGACFGFLWWNTSPAKIFMGDTGSLALGGALAGLAICSRTELLLAILGGLFVLITMSVVIQVGSFRLTGKRVFKMAPLQHHFELKGWSEVLVVVRFWIIQGMCAILGIGIFYAGWAAAK
- the murD gene encoding UDP-N-acetylmuramoyl-L-alanine--D-glutamate ligase; the protein is MSTAPVPGPADEAEDFTGRQVTVAGLGVSGISAARALARYGAEVTVVDGGDSEAHRTRAEPLTAEGIAVRLGDGATLPDGTGLVVTSPGWQPDSPLFAAAAAAGVPVWGDVELAWRLRGPGAAPWLAVTGTNGKTTTVRMLAAILEAAGLRTAAVGNIGTPLIDVVLSPESYDVLAVELSSYQLHWAPSVRAHSAAVLNLAPDHLDWHGSMEAYAADKGRVYEGNEVACVHNTADPATGELVRAADVVEGCRAIGFTLGTPGPSELGVVDGLLVDRAFVERRHQQAQELAEVTDVDPPAPHNIANALAAAALARAYGVPPTAVRDGLRAFRPDAHRIEHVADVGGVRYVDDSKATNTHATEASLAAYDPIVWIAGGLAKGATFDGLVTASAARLRGAVLIGADRHLIREALARHAPDVPVVDLERTDTGAMAAAVAEAARLAQPGDTVLLAPACASMDMFTNYNRRGEAFAAAVHALATVRTADEQ
- the ftsW gene encoding putative lipid II flippase FtsW, translated to MTTDRNPPQPPPRDRSARAARPSRGEQPSRRDQPPRGGDPSRRDPGARRVRRDAAPRDPASAGAPARARGAALRRPARTPAPPPRRPPKRPKPPSGNDGSARLQRLYARARRAWDRPLTAYYLVLGGSLLLTALGLVMVFSASQIEALQSGLPSTYFFQKQLVAAALGALLMLAASRMPVKLHRACAYPLLAASVFLLCLVQVPGIGHAVNGNQNWIQLGGPFQLQPSEFAKLGLVLWGADLLARKGEKRLLTQWKHMLVPLVPVAFMLLGLIMLGGDMGTAIILTAILFGLLWLLGAPTRLFATTLAVAATLGFLLIKSSPNRMARLGCLGATDPGPEDQCWQAVHGIYALASGGWFGSGLGASVEKWGQLPEPHTDFIFAVTGEELGLAGTLSVLALFAALGYAGIRVAGRTEDPFVRYAAGGVTTWITAQAVVNIGAVLGLLPIAGVPLPLFSYGGSALLPTMFAIGLLIAFARSDPAARAALDMRQPVFGRMRAGVRRKTMRRRAERPPSGER
- a CDS encoding cell division protein FtsQ/DivIB, giving the protein MPVPTRDADRSERRGDRPGGPAADSGDAAGGGPRRGRRTGLRLRRRAVVLLLVLALLLGSFGVWALYGSSWLRIEHVSVSGAGVLTEKQIRDAAAIPLGSPLVSLDKSAAERRLRDRLPRIRTAEVVRAWPHGVGLKVTERKPELVQEKAGKYVEVDAEGVRFATVGKRPKGVPLLVVESGRPAAARHFTAERLRRAAVRAATAAPAAVAEDIRSVHVRSYDSLTLELTGGRTVLWGSGERGAAKAKALKALMKAAKDARHFDVSVPSAPSTMPS
- a CDS encoding UDP-N-acetylmuramoyl-L-alanyl-D-glutamate--2,6-diaminopimelate ligase gives rise to the protein MRTITDGAWNRRDPARTPRPSLRDTEPPPGTLTAVPQADQNPTAPPRPEQPRPAPLAELARQLGIEAPAADEPAGGAAATGITHDSRAVRPGDIYAALPGARFHGADFANQAASLGAVAVLTDPAGTERAAATGLPVLTVPDPRGRMGALAARIYGEPGEDLLQIGITGTSGKTTTAYLIEGGLRKAAEKDGSLTGLIGTVESRIGDERLKSERTTPEATELQALFAVMRERGVRSVAMEVSSHALVLGRVDGCVFDVAVFNNLSPEHLDFHPDMEDYFRAKLQLFTKARSRAAVVNFDDEYGFRLIRESQVPVTTFSAEGHPDADWRAEDVEVGPTGSTFTAVGPENVSVRAVAPLPGPFNVANALAAITALAVAGIDPQTAADGIAAVPGVPGRLERVQAGQPYLAVVDYAHKPDAVESVLYAVRKVTDGAVHAVLGCGGDRDPHKRNAMGAALARLSDTAVLTSDNPRTEDPLAILATMLAGAAEVPAYERGTVLVEEDRAAAIAAAVARAEPGDTVLVLGKGHELGQDIAGVVRPFDDRQVLRDVIEATRRAARQAAGQPGGQQQPDAARPDAPPVASPANTSQPDDSQADDQNR
- the murG gene encoding undecaprenyldiphospho-muramoylpentapeptide beta-N-acetylglucosaminyltransferase; the protein is MHVVLAGGGTAGHIEPALALADALRRQDPTVGITALGTERGLETRLVPERGYELGLIPAVPLPRKPTPELITVPGRLRGTIKAAEQILERTKADCVVGFGGYVALPGYLAAKRLGVPIVVHEANARPGLANKIGSRYTRHVAVSTPDSKLRHARYVGIPLRRNIAVLDRSAARAEGRAAFGLDLNLPTLLVTGGSQGARRLNEVVQTVVPHLQRAGIQVLHAVGPKNEMPDLDHMPGMPPYVPVPYVDRMDLAYAAADMMLCRAGAMTVAELSAVGLPAAYVPLPIGNGEQRLNAQPVVKAGGGLLVDDAELTPEWIKGNVLPVLSDPHRLHDMARAAAEFGRRDADELLVGMVYEAIAARRQG